A region from the Brassica napus cultivar Da-Ae chromosome C8, Da-Ae, whole genome shotgun sequence genome encodes:
- the LOC125591536 gene encoding uncharacterized protein LOC125591536, whose protein sequence is MGGSPPCGYSVRAVIDYKRQATTSQKWPSPVENDHQITFSALDTKGVHMPYNDPLLVDLNIGECLVAKILIDTGSSVDLIFHNTLDKMGVDLWDMKPSSRTLTGFNGESEQMIGTIRLPVYAGGITRTVKFSVIRAKAPYNAILGTPWLHSMKAVPSTYHQCVKFPGKDGKTQTIRGDQQAARELLIATVKMQQQASLVNSVNKPLNKIYPQKEEVREVAIDESDPTKIIRVGVYLPDDVCSRIISFVKDNASTFVWKTSDMKGIDPAVTSHELHVDPTFKPIRQKRRKLGPERSKAVNEEVDRLLDAGFITEVRYPEWACPKDSYPPPHIDRLVESTAGNELLTFMDSFSGYNQILMHPDDRKKTAFITDRGTYCYKVMSFGLKNAGATYQRLVNRMFADQLGNTMEVYIDDMLVKSLNPAKCTFGVTSGEFLG, encoded by the exons ATGGGCGGATCACCACCTTGCGGTTACTCGGTTCGAGCTGTCATAGATTACAAACGTCAAGCAACCACCTCTCAGAAGTGGCCTTCTCCAGTCGAAAATGATCACCAGATCACTTTTTCGGCACTAGACACCAAGGGCGTCCACATGCCATATAACGATCCTCTCCTCGTCGACCTGAACATAGGCGAATGTCTGGTCGCAAAAATCCTTATCGATACCGGCAGCTCAGTCGATCTCATCTTTCACAACACACTCGACAAGATGGGAGTCGATTTATGGGATATGAAGCCTTCCTCTCGCACGCTCACCGGCTTCAACGGAGAATCGGAGCAAATGATCGGGACAATTCGCCTTCCAGTTTACGCAGGTGGTATAACCCGCACcgtcaagttctccgtcatccGCGCCAAAGCACCCTATAATGCCATACTCGGAACACCATGGCTGCATTCCATGAAAGCCGTCCCTTCGACTTATCATCAATGCGTCAAATTTCCCGGAAAAGACGGCAAAACTCAGACGATTCGGGGAGATCAGCAAGCCGCGAGAGAACTACTGATCGCAACTGTAAAAATGCAGCAACAAGCTTCCCTTGTCAACTCCGTCAATAAACCGCTCAACAAGATATACCCCCAGAAGGAGGAAGTTCGCGAAGTCGCAATTGATGAATCTGACCCGACGAAAATCATCCGAGTTGGCGTCTACCTGCCCGACGACGTATGTTCAAGGATCATCTCTTTCGTCAAAGACAACGCCTCGACgttcgtctggaagacttccgacATGAAGGGGATCGACCCCGCAGTCACCTCCCATGAACTGCACGTCGACCCGACGTTCAAACCCATCCGACAGAAGCGACGAAAACTCGGTCCAGAACGATCTAAAGCCGTAAACGAAGAAGTCGACAGGCTCCTCGACGCGGGTTTCATTACCGAAGTCCGCTACCCCGAATG GGCGTGCCCAAAGGACAGTTACCCACCCCCTCATATTGATCGTCTCGTCGAATCAACTGCTGGTAACGAACTCCTAACCTTCATGGACTCTTTCTCAGGATACAACCAGATCTTGATGCATCCCGACGATCGCAAGAAGACGGCATTCATCACCGACAGAGGGACCTACTGCTACAAGGTGATGTCCTTCGGGCTAAAGAATGCCGGTGCGACTTATCAGCGACTCGTCAACCGAATGTTCGCTGATCAGCTTGGCAAcaccatggaagtgtacatcgacgacatgttagTCAAATCGCTCAACCCGGCCAAGTGTACCTTCGGTGTCACTTCGGGAGAATTCCTCGGTTAA
- the LOC111209591 gene encoding meiosis-specific protein ASY2-like, with protein sequence MSSAQGLSRQQKGKSVAAASAPARSSGGGCIEGLESTHHEAMMDTVDLSRSQRLLVADATRLAREGSENVIMRDATECARDGQSGAVPVDSITLRARAVESDPSEDDDSEAELFPTTFYPEGIFEERPRLHPDLLLPAFVAGQDWDVVEETKSTLRSVKRVLRAQNATGVTFLIPTKEQRPWSPPIGYQTVYESYFQDDTRCWFPIPRLITAYARRRDLAISQLLNGSLRLAVTLSVLAEEIDMPMSVRSFEEMTSITDMKDGTYSIKMRPNCNFGHPTSPVYPEDFLKSVRAVALLRIYRWSEITVEKIRELKDRIARREWRSDLPTFLPIRTKRLDIFPKDIQKQVSEAKRMGTLPDLSAMLAAQLGLASEEGPSATVPRTGEVPPSGARSAWKGKKRKRGGSGVEGSAEEASDVPPSGEPQKKKKKKKKKKRTKKPVDEQSENPEEPTEIEEGDVQEEELQPEEEASEAEISRERDDAAEAGEGEESEIPLNAARPDGSEDESGESPLLIRRRNDEVGDEGRSPILASSREGTPVPIGEGVAQIGTSSRGSAILRRVPGVNFPDKVSFHYEGPAPLVYVPEKCGEFLRQLRGRAKPLPAVKDFIFGGEYEEATRAKLLGDSATNVMIDKYDTALKGALGKLELAKKEHVAKEEASARQLNASRAEVERLNGMVARIIARRDELKAELEVSRGVVCELERKNAELESEKVSLAESHEREMRRLRDSRILEVTRERGRVEAKMAAKANLRFARIRSREERRGPYGEAWLLHSQAFGTRKCLEALRRARSDISQFVDARILASLDPYGSNAGLIDPETAASLHVPPTHPTEERREDPASLLEGPLADPEVVPRPDEAHVSPASRESSVRASELSVLNDRESDREA encoded by the exons ATGTCGTCGGCTCAGGGGTTATCGAGGCAGCAAAAGGGGAAATCGGTTGCGGCGGCATCAGCTCCGGCAAGGAGTTCTGGCGGAGGTTGTATCGAGGGTCTCGAGTCGACTCATCACGAGGCGATGATGGACACAGTTGATTTGTCTCGCTCCCAGAGACTTTTGGTCGCAGATGCTACACGGCTTGCGAGGGAAGGGAGCGAGAACGTCATCATGAGGGATGCGACGGAGTGTGCGAGAGACGGACAGAGCGGGGCGGTGCCCGTTGATTCGATTACCTTGAGAGCTCGCGCAGTGGAGAGCGATCCTTCAGAAGACGACGACTCTGAAGCCGAGTTGTTTCCGACGACCTTCTATCCCGAAGGGATTTTCGAGGAGCGTCCACGACTACATCCCGACTTATTGCTCCCTGCTTTCGTGGCTGGTCAAGATTGGGACGTTGTGGAGGAGACTAAGTCGACCCTGAGGAGCGTGAAGAGGGTTCTTCGGGCCCAGAACGCCACAGGCGTGACTTTCCTCATTCCTACGAAGGAGCAAAGACCTTGGTCTCCTCCGATCGGGTACCAAACAGTTTACGAGTCTTATTTCCAGGACGACACTCGCTGTTGGTTCCCCATCCCGCGACTGATCACCGCGTACGCTAGGCGGCGAGATCTCGCGATTAGTCAGTTACTGAACGGCTCGCTGCGACTAGCCGTCACTCTATCAGTTCTAGCGGAGGAGATCGACATGCCGATGAGCGTCAGGTCTTTCGAGGAGATGACCTCGATAACCGATATGAAGGACGGAACCTACTCGATAAAGATGCGACCAAACTGCAACT TTGGCCATCCCACTTCTCCAGTCTATCCTGAGGATTTCCTGAAGAGTGTTCGAGCCGTCGCTTTGCTTCGGATCTACCGTTGGTCCGAGATTACGGTCGAGAAGATTCGCGAGCTTAAGGACCGGATCGCTCGAA GAGAGTGGAGATCTGACCTTCCGACCTTTCTTCCTATTCGCACCAAGCGACTAGACATCTTCCCGAAGGACATCCAGAAGCAAGTTTCTGAAGCAAAGAGGATGGGAACTCTTCCCGATTTGAGCGCGATGTTAGCCGCCCAGTTGGGACTGGCTAGCGAGGAAGGACCCTCGGCGACGGTTCCTCGCACTGGTGAGGTTCCCCCTTCTGGCGCTAGAAGCGCGTGGAAGGGTAAGAAAAGGAAGAGGGGTGGCTCGGGAGTCGAGGGGAGCGCCGAGGAGGCGAGCGACGTTCCTCCTTCTGGCGAACcccagaagaaaaagaagaagaagaagaagaagaagaggacgaAGAAGCCTGTTGACGAGCAGTCGGAGAATCCCGAGGAGCCGACTGAGATTGAGGAGGGTGatgttcaagaagaagaacttcAACCCGAAGAGGAGGCTTCTGAGGCTGAAATCTCGAGAGAACGGGACGATGCGGCGGAAGCTGGTGAAGGGGAGGAATCTGAAATTCCTCTTAACGCCGCCCGTCCGGACGGTTCTGAAGATGAAAGCGGGGAGTCGCCGCTTTTGATCAGGAGACGCAACGACGAGGTCGGCGATGAGGGGCGATCTCCTATTCTGGCGTCTTCTCGCGAGGGAACTCCGGTTCCCATTGGGGAAGGGGTCGCTCAGATCGGCACTTCTTCTCGCGGCTCCGCTATCTTGAGGAGGGTGCCCGGAGTCAACTTTCCAGACAAGGTTTCGTTTCACTATGAGGGACCGGCCCCTCTAGTGTACGTCCCCGAGAAGTGTGGAGAATTCCTTCGCCAATTAAGGGGGAGGGCGAAACCTTTGCCCGCTGTGAAGGACTTCATTTTTGGGGGTGAATACGAGGAAGCCACGAGGGCCAAGCTGCTG GGGGATAGTGCGACGAACGTCATGATCGATAAGTACGACACAGCCCTGAAGGGAGCTTTGGGCAAACTCGAGCTGGCTAAGAAGGAGCACGTGGCGAAAGAGGAAGCTTCTGCTCGCCAGCTGAATGCATCGAGGGCTGAAGTTGAGAGGCTTAACGGGATGGTTGCTCGCATCATCGCTCGGAGAGATGAGCTCAAAGCCGAGTTGGAGGTATCTCGGGGAGTCGTTTGTGAGCTGGAGCGGAAGAACGCCGAACTTGAGAGCGAGAAGGTTTCGCTCGCTGAGTCTCATGAAAGAGAGATGAGGCGCCTCAGAGATTCTAGGATTCTGGAAGTGACGAGGGAAAGAGGAAGAGTTGAGGCCAAGATGGCCGCAAAAGCTAATCTTCGCTTCGCTAGGATTCGCTCCCGAGAAGAGCGACGAGGTCCCTATGGGGAGGCCTGGTTGCTTCATAGCCAAGCCTTCGGAACCAGGAAATGCCTCGAGGCTTTGAGGAGGGCTAGGAGCGACATCTCGCAA TTTGTGGATGCTCGAATCTTGGCGAGTCTCGATCCATATGGGTCCAACGCCGGCTTGATTGATCCGGAGACTGCAGCGAGTCTTCACGTTCCGCCTACTCATCCGACTGAAGAACGGCGCGAAGACCCGGCGTCTCTTCTTGAAGGTCCTTTGGCTGATCCAGAGGTCGTCCCGAGACCAGACGAAGCGCATGTTTCTCCGGCTTCTCGTGAGTCGAGCGTCAGGGCTTCGGAGCTCTCCGTCCTCAACGATCGCGAGAGTGATCGGGAAGCTtag
- the LOC125591537 gene encoding uncharacterized protein LOC125591537, whose amino-acid sequence MVVNNDSSSSGEEREALEVTPAPEVTPTPTPVTPLPHPASMKTIMARLALQEAAQKAAVDQITAIAKILAPLAANAEASTAQYRRHLFTTERATDVAPARDNDNQSAGNDINAHTASKLAALKQSVLDINSKIHQVTTTAPQIEHVLAESLRTPFTQKVTGVRLQKMEKLCLSTFKGLSDPSTHVTSFNIAMRRANLTDEDKDTGFCQLFVETLEGPALTWFTGLRENSVDCFHDLSTAFLKNYIMFTNQEATVSDLWNLTHASDQSLRDFMEKFKAIVLKIDIPDHIAVESLMNTLHVDSTFHQDLYRYPTKSVSDAIARSHNFIRMEEDARAKFEKEAAAKQRPSRMNDTRPEPRQHSSGGNTTQKRGYVSLVGDEESPKSAAITREKGWNHWDRDSASKQSTSSEPASSNSEEPKKWCLYHKRDSHDTKECKVLIGQFFDGITNGTIQMPTSPTTPKNTKSWSKNKEKKAQKSQKNTAPSEERASLERTPVNNVGPANDSSEDEHPRR is encoded by the coding sequence ATGGTCGTTAACAACGACAGTTCTTCGTCAGGCGAGGAGCGCGAAGCTCTCGAGGTGACGCCGGCTCCAGAGGTGACACCTACGCCTACACCAGTAACTCCACTCCCCCATCCTGCGTCTATGAAAACTATCATGGCACGCCTCGCCCTACAAGAAGCGGCACAGAAGGCGGCAGTTGACCAAATCACGGCGATAGCAAAGATCCTTGCTCCTCTCGCTGCAAACGCCGAAGCTTCAACGGCGCAGTATCGTCGACACCTGTTCACCACAGAACGAGCCACCGACGTAGCACCTGCGCGGGATAACGATAACCAAAGCGCCGGTAACGACATCAACGCGCATACCGCAAGCAAACTAGCCGCGTTGAAACAGTCGGTCCTCGACATCAATTCGAAGATCCACCAGGTGACGACGACCGCGCCCCAAATCGAGCATGTACTCGCGGAATCTCTTCGTACACCCTTCACGCAAAAGGTTACCGGCGTGCGGCTCCAGAAGATGGAGAAACTCTGTCTTTCAACCTTCAAAGGTCTCTCTGACCCTTCAACTCACGTCACGTCTTTCAACATAGCGATGCGACGCGCAAACCTGACCGACGAAGACAAAGACACCGGCTTTTGCCAACTCttcgtcgaaaccctagaaggacCGGCCCTTACTTGGTTCACCGGCCTCAGAGAGAACTCCGTCGACTGTTTCCACGACCTCTCAACGGCTTTCCTTAAGAActatatcatgttcaccaaccagGAAGCGACCGTGTCAGATTTGTGGAACCTCACTCACGCCAGCGACCAAAGTCTCCGCGACTTCATGGAGAAATTCAAAGCTATTGTCTTGAAGATTGATATTCCCGACCATATCGCCGTCGAATCTTTGATGAACACCTTGCACGTAGACTCCACATTCCATCAGGATCTCTACCGATACCCGACAAAATCTGTCTCCGACGCCATCGCTCGCTCGCACAACTTTATCCGCATGGAAGAAGACGCCAGAGCAAAGTTCGAAAAAGAAGCAGCAGCGAAACAGCGACCCTCCCGAATGAACGACACCCGCCCCGAGCCCCGCCAGCACTCCTCCGGCGGAAATACCACTCAGAAGCGAGGCTACGTTAGCTTGGTCGGTGATGAGGAATCTCCAAAATCAGCAGCCATCACGCGAGAGAAAGGCTGGAACCACTGGGATCGGGACTCCGCTTCGAAGCAGTCAACCTCATCCGAACCAGCGAGTTCAAACTCCGAGGAGCCAAAAAAATGGTGCCTCTACCACAAAAGGGATTCCCATGACACGAAGGAATGCAAGGTCCTCATCGGGCAGTTTTTCGACGGGATCACTAATGGGACAATCCAAATGCCCACCTCTCCTACGACACCGAAAAACACCAAAAGCTGGagtaagaacaaggagaagaaggcacagaAGTCTCAAAAGAACACAGCCCCGAGCGAGGAAAGAGCAAGCCTTGAGCGTACTCCCGTCAATAACGTCGGCCCCGCTAACGATTCGTCGGAAGACGAACACCCGCGTCGCTGA